From a region of the Paenibacillus sp. R14(2021) genome:
- a CDS encoding lipid II flippase Amj family protein, producing the protein MLTNLVIVFIMTSIIHTAETLSYAVRFAGVRLNKIAVALSLTGIIVLVSRTANMVQGPIAAKFVDYARAHASFDMLHYLRVTLLASSVGTLAAIMLFPTCVNLFGRLIAKLEVAGSIPKLVSSVTIGQLKNTKHYIRLPRFRISRFRYLGISKTFILINVIVTSFYTVGVLAALYAAHLFPALSTTASQASGIINGVATILLTIFIDPQLGLITDKALNNTEYRTQLGKIYVLLMTTRFLGTMLAQLVLVPAALLIGYFVKMI; encoded by the coding sequence TTGTTGACCAATCTCGTGATTGTCTTCATCATGACGTCGATCATCCATACGGCGGAGACGCTCTCCTATGCCGTCCGGTTTGCCGGCGTTCGTCTGAACAAGATCGCCGTGGCGCTGTCCTTGACCGGCATTATCGTGCTCGTGTCCAGGACGGCGAATATGGTACAGGGGCCGATTGCTGCGAAGTTCGTGGACTACGCAAGGGCACATGCTTCCTTCGACATGCTGCATTATTTGCGCGTCACGCTGCTGGCTTCGTCGGTTGGGACCTTGGCGGCCATCATGCTGTTTCCGACCTGCGTCAACCTGTTCGGCAGGCTGATCGCGAAGCTGGAGGTGGCCGGCTCGATCCCGAAGCTGGTCTCCAGCGTCACGATCGGGCAGTTGAAGAACACGAAGCATTATATCCGGCTGCCGCGGTTTCGGATCAGCCGCTTTCGCTATCTCGGCATTTCGAAAACATTTATCCTCATCAACGTCATCGTTACTTCGTTCTATACCGTCGGAGTGCTGGCGGCGCTCTACGCCGCGCATTTGTTTCCCGCGCTCAGCACGACAGCGTCGCAGGCCTCCGGCATCATTAACGGCGTTGCTACGATTCTGCTCACCATCTTCATCGACCCGCAGCTTGGCCTCATTACGGACAAGGCGCTGAACAACACGGAATATCGCACACAATTAGGCAAAATTTATGTACTACTGATGACGACACGTTTCCTCGGGACGATGCTCGCCCAGCTGGTGCT
- the cysK gene encoding cysteine synthase A, protein MTGIAKNLTELIGNTPLLELANFADKQGLQAKLIAKLEYFNPAGSVKDRIGYAMIKDAEARGLLQPDSVIIEPTSGNTGVGLAFAAAALGYRLIITLPESFSVERRKLLTALGAELILTPAQEGMAGAIHKAEQLAADIPHAFIPQQFNNAANPDVHKRTTAEEIWRDTEGDVDIFVAGVGTGGTISGVGEVLKQRKPSVRIVAVEPFDSQVLAGGPKGGHMIQGIGAGFVPGNFNRAVVDEILPVRNEEAVETARQLARVEGLLVGISSGAAVFAAMTLAKRPENEGKNIVVLLPDTGERYLSTALFDEA, encoded by the coding sequence ATGACTGGCATTGCAAAAAACTTGACGGAATTGATCGGGAATACTCCGCTGCTGGAGCTTGCTAATTTTGCGGACAAGCAGGGGCTTCAGGCCAAGCTGATCGCCAAGCTGGAATATTTCAATCCCGCGGGCAGCGTGAAGGACCGCATCGGCTACGCGATGATCAAGGACGCGGAGGCGCGAGGGCTGCTCCAGCCGGACTCCGTCATTATCGAGCCGACGAGCGGGAACACGGGCGTCGGACTTGCCTTTGCGGCAGCTGCGCTCGGCTATCGGCTCATCATTACGCTGCCGGAGAGCTTCAGCGTTGAGCGCCGGAAGCTGCTGACTGCGCTTGGCGCGGAGCTTATCCTTACGCCAGCGCAGGAAGGGATGGCAGGCGCCATTCATAAGGCTGAGCAGCTGGCAGCCGATATTCCGCATGCGTTCATTCCGCAGCAGTTTAATAACGCAGCGAACCCTGATGTTCATAAGCGTACGACCGCGGAAGAAATATGGCGGGACACAGAGGGCGATGTCGATATTTTCGTAGCCGGCGTCGGTACGGGCGGTACGATCTCCGGCGTAGGCGAAGTGCTGAAGCAACGGAAGCCATCCGTGCGCATCGTGGCCGTGGAGCCGTTCGATTCCCAGGTGCTTGCCGGTGGGCCGAAAGGCGGGCATATGATCCAAGGGATCGGCGCGGGCTTCGTGCCAGGCAACTTCAATCGGGCTGTTGTGGACGAGATCCTCCCTGTTCGCAACGAAGAAGCGGTGGAGACCGCGCGTCAGCTCGCTAGAGTGGAGGGACTGTTGGTTGGAATTTCGTCCGGAGCGGCCGTGTTTGCCGCGATGACGCTCGCCAAACGGCCTGAGAATGAAGGCAAGAATATCGTTGTCTTGCTTCCGGATACGGGAGAAAGATACCTGTCGACAGCGCTGTTTGACGAGGCTTAG
- a CDS encoding GNAT family N-acetyltransferase, which translates to MNRPQLILDAGGVLVTNLTPAYWQELADAAFLTYEEIRTAYRADIRGRLWTGELTEGEFWDWLQARCPGVEIRLAKELLNQHLSPLPGYHCLPRWSELADIHILSNHRAEWLLPLLEDAKPYLRSITISSDAGMSKPDEGIFALANTQVIQEAPIMFVDDSGNNLEAAGRLGWKTLLADSGGAWIQHVNAWLEKEKTDMNDIVLKDAAIKDPDLLGLIDKLDTYLYEIYPPEEVFVVDLDDPDLAAIHFVVAYADGSPVGCGAIKEIDEASTELKRFYVDPAYRNRGIAGRILRYLEGKAAEKQYTYIRLETGDPQFEAIQFYKKNGYYAIAPYGEYVDCPSSVCFEKKLG; encoded by the coding sequence ATGAATAGACCCCAGCTCATTCTGGATGCAGGCGGTGTCCTCGTCACGAATTTGACGCCGGCATACTGGCAGGAGCTTGCGGACGCCGCTTTCCTGACTTATGAAGAAATCAGAACCGCATACCGGGCGGACATTCGCGGGAGGCTGTGGACGGGCGAACTGACGGAGGGCGAATTCTGGGACTGGCTTCAGGCTCGCTGTCCGGGCGTGGAGATCCGCCTAGCGAAAGAGCTGCTCAATCAGCATCTAAGTCCGCTTCCGGGCTATCATTGCCTGCCGAGGTGGAGCGAGCTCGCGGATATTCATATTTTGAGCAATCATCGGGCGGAGTGGCTGCTTCCCTTGCTGGAGGATGCGAAGCCATACCTCCGCAGTATCACGATTTCAAGCGATGCGGGCATGAGCAAGCCGGATGAAGGCATATTTGCGCTTGCGAACACGCAGGTCATACAAGAGGCGCCGATTATGTTCGTCGATGATTCGGGCAACAATTTAGAGGCCGCCGGCCGGCTGGGCTGGAAAACCTTGCTGGCGGATTCGGGCGGTGCATGGATACAGCATGTGAATGCGTGGTTGGAAAAGGAGAAAACGGACATGAATGATATTGTACTGAAAGACGCGGCAATTAAGGATCCCGATTTGCTTGGTTTGATCGATAAGCTTGACACCTACCTCTACGAAATCTATCCCCCGGAGGAGGTATTCGTTGTCGACCTGGATGATCCGGATTTGGCTGCTATCCATTTTGTCGTTGCGTATGCGGACGGGAGCCCGGTCGGCTGCGGCGCGATTAAGGAAATCGATGAAGCGTCTACCGAGCTAAAACGGTTCTATGTCGATCCGGCGTATCGAAATCGAGGCATAGCAGGGCGGATTCTCCGTTATTTGGAGGGGAAAGCCGCAGAGAAGCAGTACACGTATATCCGGCTTGAAACCGGTGATCCGCAGTTCGAAGCCATTCAGTTCTATAAGAAGAACGGGTATTATGCTATCGCGCCTTACGGCGAGTACGTGGATTGTCCGTCAAGCGTTTGTTTCGAGAAGAAGCTGGGATGA
- a CDS encoding GNAT family N-acetyltransferase — MNPLLIDIPTQFETQRLLIRVPRPGDGRAVYEAYAASVAELKAWLPFAQTEQTEETIEANLRLASSKFILREDMRLLIFDKSSGSFIGSSGLHNPNWSVRKFEIGYWIDTRQSGKGYMTEAVEGITAFAFTELLARRVEIRCDALNEKSQAIPMRLGYWHEGTLRNDDLSADGSTLRDTYIFAMIP; from the coding sequence ATGAATCCATTGCTGATCGACATTCCTACGCAATTCGAAACGCAGCGGCTGCTGATTCGCGTGCCGCGTCCGGGAGACGGCCGCGCCGTCTACGAGGCGTATGCGGCATCCGTGGCCGAGCTGAAGGCATGGCTTCCCTTTGCGCAAACGGAGCAAACCGAAGAAACCATCGAAGCGAACCTGCGCTTAGCCAGCTCGAAATTCATACTGCGGGAAGACATGAGGCTGCTGATCTTCGATAAGAGCAGCGGCAGCTTCATCGGCTCTTCCGGCCTTCATAATCCCAACTGGAGCGTCCGCAAGTTCGAGATCGGCTATTGGATCGACACGCGGCAGAGCGGCAAGGGCTATATGACGGAAGCCGTGGAAGGAATCACGGCGTTTGCTTTTACCGAATTGCTGGCGCGCAGGGTCGAAATCCGCTGCGATGCGCTGAACGAGAAGAGCCAAGCCATTCCGATGCGTCTAGGCTATTGGCATGAAGGCACGCTGCGCAACGATGATTTATCAGCAGATGGAAGCACACTGCGGGATACGTATATTTTTGCCATGATTCCCTGA
- a CDS encoding DUF2306 domain-containing protein: MSGLRKPDMQTNAYTEHQDPGVPRHKKSRKSASKKVKAAAKEGSAKRLVAVLLLLCVIPLFGGAYRLVTLAVGAEITPDNARFFASPLPVVLHILSASVYAVLGAFQFAPGFRRRSPGWHRAAGRLLVVCGLLVGFTGLWMTLFYSIPYSGKLLYVLRLLFGSAMVVFILLGFTAILRGDVARHRIWMTRAYAIGLGAGTQALTEMAWTLVYGPAGELSKALLMGAGWAINLAAAEWAIRKKSASASAADIFGQ; the protein is encoded by the coding sequence GTGAGCGGCCTGAGAAAGCCTGATATGCAAACGAATGCCTACACGGAACATCAAGACCCCGGCGTGCCTCGGCACAAGAAGTCAAGAAAATCTGCGTCTAAGAAAGTCAAAGCGGCGGCAAAAGAAGGCTCGGCTAAGCGGCTTGTCGCCGTACTTCTTCTTCTGTGCGTCATTCCGCTCTTCGGAGGAGCTTACCGTCTTGTCACGCTTGCAGTCGGTGCGGAAATTACGCCGGACAACGCACGGTTCTTTGCGTCGCCCCTGCCGGTTGTGCTGCATATCCTGAGCGCCAGCGTGTATGCCGTCCTTGGCGCATTCCAGTTTGCACCCGGTTTCAGGCGGCGCAGTCCGGGCTGGCACCGCGCGGCAGGGCGGCTTCTGGTTGTATGCGGCCTGTTGGTCGGGTTTACAGGGCTGTGGATGACGCTATTCTATTCAATCCCGTATAGCGGTAAGCTGCTTTATGTCTTGCGGTTACTGTTTGGCTCGGCCATGGTCGTCTTCATTCTCCTCGGCTTTACCGCGATCCTGCGAGGGGATGTTGCCCGGCACCGGATATGGATGACACGCGCTTACGCGATTGGGCTTGGCGCGGGTACGCAGGCGTTAACCGAGATGGCCTGGACACTCGTCTACGGCCCGGCGGGTGAGCTTAGCAAAGCGCTGCTGATGGGTGCGGGCTGGGCGATCAACCTCGCTGCAGCCGAATGGGCCATCCGCAAAAAGTCAGCCTCGGCGTCCGCGGCGGATATTTTCGGGCAGTGA